From Leptotrichia wadei, one genomic window encodes:
- a CDS encoding glycosyltransferase family 4 protein — protein MERKKISLEIQWAVGPKTGVGWYIFNIVKGLVQNNKNDYTGEFINFMNRHNVKEQINYDIKIKQNKFISYRIYSILTQKLKISHNFLMNTKSDIYHFFNFIIPKNIKGKVIVTIYDTVFFSAPETMGGMKTISEYKYAAERSDLIITISESAKADIIKHFNIDEKKIKIVTPGIDLQKYSYKYSESELENIRKKYNLPKNYILYLGTIEPRKNIERIVKAFKKYKKEINDDLKLVIVGRKGWKYDNIMKLIESMGTDIIITGYIDEEDKVPIYKLAQIFVFPSLYEGFGMPILEAMASKTPVITSNISSMPEVAGNAGMLVDPFNENEIFEAYKKILSDDELKKEMVQKGLEQAKKFEWKKSVEMLEKIYEEI, from the coding sequence CAGTGGGCTGTAGGACCTAAAACAGGAGTTGGCTGGTATATTTTTAATATTGTAAAAGGATTGGTTCAAAATAATAAGAATGATTATACTGGTGAATTTATAAATTTTATGAATAGGCATAATGTTAAGGAACAAATTAACTATGATATAAAAATAAAGCAAAATAAATTTATTTCATATAGAATTTATAGCATTTTAACTCAAAAATTAAAAATAAGCCATAATTTTTTGATGAATACAAAATCTGATATATATCATTTTTTTAATTTTATAATTCCTAAAAATATAAAAGGAAAAGTAATTGTTACAATTTACGATACTGTATTTTTTTCTGCACCTGAAACTATGGGTGGTATGAAAACTATTAGCGAATATAAATATGCTGCTGAAAGATCTGATTTAATTATAACTATTTCTGAAAGTGCTAAAGCTGATATTATTAAACATTTTAATATAGATGAAAAAAAGATAAAAATTGTAACTCCTGGAATTGATTTACAAAAATATTCTTACAAATATTCTGAATCTGAACTTGAAAATATTAGAAAAAAGTATAATTTGCCCAAAAATTATATTTTATATTTGGGAACAATTGAACCCCGAAAAAATATTGAAAGAATTGTGAAAGCGTTTAAAAAATATAAAAAGGAAATTAATGATGATTTAAAACTTGTGATTGTGGGAAGAAAAGGCTGGAAATATGATAATATTATGAAACTGATTGAATCAATGGGAACGGATATTATAATTACTGGATATATTGATGAAGAAGATAAAGTTCCTATTTATAAACTTGCACAGATTTTTGTTTTTCCATCTTTATATGAAGGTTTTGGAATGCCGATATTAGAGGCTATGGCATCAAAAACACCGGTAATCACATCAAATATTTCTTCAATGCCTGAAGTAGCAGGAAATGCTGGAATGTTGGTAGATCCTTTTAATGAAAATGAAATTTTTGAAGCATATAAAAAAATTTTGTCAGATGATGAACTAAAAAAAGAAATGGTGCAAAAAGGATTGGAACAGGCAAAAAAATTTGAGTGGAAAAAATCTGTAGAAATGCTTGAAAAGATTTATGAGGAAATATAA
- a CDS encoding DapH/DapD/GlmU-related protein has product MEKSFYELWKLGINFIKTKIFFPKARLIRFPFDIRGKKYIKFGENFTTGTGCRIEAYNFQDSLNAKSIKNKNTPQLIIGNNVQINDYVHLSCANSLIIGDNVLIASKVYISDLNHGNYSFSKDFEHSNPEEIAKERRIFTKPVKICENVWLGENVSVLPGTVIGKNSIIGANSVVSKNIPENCIAVGNPAKVIKKYNFETKKWERI; this is encoded by the coding sequence ATGGAAAAATCATTTTATGAATTGTGGAAATTGGGAATTAATTTTATTAAAACAAAAATATTTTTTCCAAAAGCTAGGTTAATTCGATTTCCTTTTGATATAAGAGGAAAAAAATATATAAAATTTGGAGAAAATTTTACAACTGGAACTGGCTGCAGAATTGAAGCATATAATTTTCAAGATTCACTTAATGCTAAAAGTATAAAAAATAAAAATACACCTCAATTAATAATTGGAAATAATGTTCAAATTAACGATTATGTCCATTTGTCATGTGCAAATTCATTAATTATAGGAGACAATGTACTGATAGCAAGCAAAGTTTATATTTCTGACTTAAATCATGGAAATTATTCATTTTCAAAAGACTTTGAACATTCTAATCCTGAAGAAATTGCAAAGGAAAGAAGAATTTTTACAAAACCAGTAAAAATTTGTGAAAATGTATGGCTTGGAGAAAATGTATCTGTATTGCCAGGAACAGTAATTGGAAAAAATTCTATAATTGGAGCAAATTCTGTTGTTTCTAAAAATATTCCAGAAAACTGCATTGCTGTTGGAAATCCAGCAAAGGTAATAAAGAAATACAATTTTGAAACTAAAAAATGGGAAAGAATATAA
- a CDS encoding glycosyltransferase family 2 protein, producing the protein MYDFTACIVTYNTDQKELTQIIGCFQKTKLKFKLWISDNSEKDTLRNFIKNLSDDRIEYIFNNSNNGFGSGHNIVLKKLMDDNFKEKAEFHIILNADIIFEENTIEKMIDYMRKNPEIGQIGPKIYESSGEVNKSCRLLPTPLNLIFRRFFPIKSIVDKMDYNYEMRWCDYNSIMEVPILSGCLMFIRTDILKNVGMFDTRYFMYMEDYDLCRRIGQKYKVIFYPEVKIIHKHGKASYKTRKMMMAHINSAIKYFNKWGWFFDKERKTRNKECIKRYKK; encoded by the coding sequence ATGTATGACTTTACAGCTTGTATAGTGACTTATAATACTGACCAAAAGGAATTAACTCAAATCATAGGTTGTTTTCAAAAAACAAAATTAAAATTTAAATTATGGATATCAGATAATTCTGAAAAGGATACTTTGAGAAATTTTATAAAAAATCTTTCAGATGATAGAATAGAATATATCTTTAATAATTCAAATAATGGATTTGGATCAGGTCATAATATTGTGTTAAAAAAATTAATGGATGATAATTTTAAAGAAAAAGCAGAATTTCATATAATATTGAATGCTGATATAATTTTTGAAGAAAATACTATTGAAAAAATGATTGATTATATGAGAAAAAATCCTGAAATTGGGCAGATAGGACCGAAAATATATGAATCCAGTGGAGAGGTAAATAAATCCTGCAGGTTATTGCCTACACCATTAAACTTAATATTTAGAAGATTTTTTCCGATAAAATCTATTGTAGATAAAATGGATTATAATTATGAGATGAGATGGTGTGATTATAATTCAATAATGGAAGTTCCAATTCTATCTGGATGTCTTATGTTTATAAGAACAGATATTTTGAAAAATGTTGGAATGTTTGATACTAGATATTTCATGTATATGGAAGATTATGATTTGTGTAGAAGAATTGGACAAAAATACAAAGTAATATTTTATCCTGAAGTAAAGATAATTCATAAACATGGAAAAGCATCCTATAAAACACGAAAAATGATGATGGCACATATAAACTCAGCTATAAAATATTTTAATAAATGGGGATGGTTTTTTGATAAGGAAAGAAAAACAAGAAATAAGGAATGTATAAAAAGATATAAAAAATAA
- a CDS encoding NAD-dependent epimerase/dehydratase family protein, whose protein sequence is MKRKVLVTGANGYIGKNVINYLLNNNIEVVAADISLDKINDKVKKIEANIFENTDYLFSNLENVNTCIHLAWRNGFVHNSITHLEDISLHYKFLRKIYEFGIKNINVIGTMHEIGYWEGEVDNNTSTNPISFYGIAKNSLRQSLKILEESDKELLIKWLRVFYIQGDDRNNNSIFSKILQKEEEGAKTFPFTTGKNKYDFINIEILAEMISKAALQTDITGIINCCSGKPVSLKEKVESFLKENNLKIKLEYGVFLDRAYDSPAIWGNNNIISEIIKKEFL, encoded by the coding sequence ATGAAACGAAAGGTTTTAGTAACAGGAGCTAATGGATATATAGGAAAAAATGTTATAAATTATTTGTTAAATAATAACATTGAAGTAGTAGCTGCTGATATTTCTTTAGATAAAATAAATGATAAAGTAAAAAAAATAGAAGCTAATATATTTGAAAATACAGATTATCTTTTTTCTAATTTAGAGAATGTGAATACCTGTATTCATTTAGCATGGAGAAATGGTTTTGTACATAATTCTATTACTCATCTTGAGGATATTTCACTACATTATAAATTTTTAAGAAAAATTTATGAATTTGGTATAAAAAATATAAATGTTATAGGAACTATGCATGAAATTGGATACTGGGAAGGAGAAGTTGATAACAATACTAGTACTAATCCTATTTCTTTTTATGGTATAGCAAAAAATAGTTTGAGACAATCTTTGAAAATATTAGAAGAGAGCGATAAGGAATTATTAATAAAATGGCTTAGAGTATTTTATATACAAGGTGATGATAGGAATAATAATTCTATTTTTTCTAAAATATTACAAAAAGAAGAAGAAGGTGCTAAAACTTTTCCATTTACTACAGGAAAAAATAAATATGACTTTATTAATATAGAGATATTAGCAGAGATGATTTCAAAAGCGGCTTTACAAACTGATATAACTGGAATTATAAATTGCTGTTCCGGTAAACCTGTAAGTTTAAAAGAAAAAGTTGAATCATTTTTAAAAGAAAATAACTTGAAAATAAAATTAGAGTATGGTGTATTTCTAGATCGAGCTTATGATTCTCCTGCCATATGGGGAAATAATAATATAATATCAGAAATAATAAAAAAAGAATTTTTATAA
- a CDS encoding biotin--[acetyl-CoA-carboxylase] ligase produces the protein MKFKFFDEINSTNTYLRRQLRIEEFEVIVAKKQTDGKGKRDSTWISSEGAALFSFGINDNYELDEKITIFTGYIVYKVLKNYIENKEKLTFKWPNDIYYENKKICGILCEKVRDHIIIGIGININNTDFGIFREKAIALVEITGKKHSVQNIIEEIVSTFENEFHSLNREWESILHIVNENSYLKGKKIVIQKNGKFSEKEYRFLRVDRRGRISIIARGDSDELKFSSLEFKVL, from the coding sequence TTGAAATTTAAGTTTTTTGATGAAATAAATTCAACAAATACATATTTACGACGACAGCTAAGAATCGAAGAATTTGAAGTAATCGTAGCCAAAAAACAGACAGATGGAAAAGGAAAAAGGGACAGCACATGGATTTCAAGCGAAGGTGCCGCCCTCTTTTCCTTCGGTATCAATGACAATTATGAACTGGATGAAAAAATTACAATTTTTACAGGATATATTGTCTATAAAGTACTAAAAAATTATATAGAAAATAAAGAAAAGCTGACTTTCAAATGGCCAAACGACATTTATTATGAAAACAAAAAAATATGCGGAATTCTTTGTGAAAAAGTAAGAGATCACATAATAATCGGTATTGGAATAAACATCAACAACACCGATTTTGGAATATTCCGCGAAAAAGCAATCGCACTTGTGGAAATTACAGGAAAAAAACACTCAGTACAAAACATAATAGAAGAAATCGTTTCAACTTTTGAAAATGAATTCCATAGTTTAAACAGAGAATGGGAAAGCATATTGCACATAGTAAATGAAAACAGTTATTTGAAAGGCAAAAAAATAGTAATTCAGAAAAATGGAAAATTTTCAGAAAAGGAATATAGATTTTTACGTGTAGATAGAAGAGGCAGAATTTCAATTATTGCTAGAGGAGATAGTGATGAACTGAAATTTTCTTCGTTGGAATTTAAAGTTCTATAA
- a CDS encoding DegV family protein, which yields MAIKYLDAKRLKLVFIGGGKWVTKHEELLNELNVYPVPDGDTGSNMSMTLNSMINDLEEKTDEKIKMPQLIDVVEEAVLMGARGNSGTILSQVITGFLRGIGEKVKLLPKDVAEALVSAKETAYNAVSEPVEGTMLTVIRKISEKATECAEKFEDLVAFLKEIVEAGKKAVDETPELLPKLKEAGVVDAGGKGLFFFFEGFYKVTTELNLLAELQKAQVKENEFDKTIANINHDPESIHFQYCTEFIILNGNFDTDEYKKRVLELGDSAVFAQTSKKFKTHIHTNHPGKAIEIALEYGPLEKMKVENMKLQHDNLQIFSEKDEAKIFANKKIDKTKSAFVILADSENLKDEFLKLGADVVILGGQSKNPSVQEILNAIGKTEKENVYILPNNKNVITTAKMAAEKSKKTVVVLDTKTMLDGYYFLRNKDTDIDELKEAASRNYSVEITKAVRDTKIEDLSIEKDDFIGLVNGKIKYAKKSLKEVADAILDDLVTKNTITAVVVSGNEKDEASQKSIEEKLAGLKTANINGNQENYYYYLYIENKDPNMPEIAILTDSVSDLTDEDIEGLPIKVVPLRIDINGELYKDGVEISKSEFWHQMLDNNARIKTSQPSPQDFLNAYNKLFEKGYKKIISIHPSSKLSGTIQAAKVGRSLTNRENDIELIDSLGASLLQGFLVLGAAGKSVRGESFTEIINWVNNFRTKGKLLMIIPDLKYLEKGGRIGKASSTIAGALNMKPILTVNQGEVTVEKKVLGERNAQKYIEKYIERESKKQSIVLMSGWGGTPTELENVVRIYSEVENNPKINSLILNREIGAVIGAHAGPVYGVFIFPRLS from the coding sequence ATGGCAATAAAATATTTGGATGCCAAAAGGCTAAAATTAGTGTTTATTGGCGGTGGAAAATGGGTTACAAAACATGAGGAGCTTTTAAATGAACTGAATGTTTATCCAGTTCCTGATGGAGATACTGGGAGTAATATGTCAATGACATTAAATTCGATGATAAATGATCTGGAAGAAAAGACAGATGAAAAAATAAAAATGCCTCAGCTTATAGATGTAGTTGAAGAGGCTGTGTTGATGGGAGCTCGTGGAAATTCAGGGACAATTTTGTCACAAGTAATCACAGGGTTTTTAAGAGGGATTGGTGAAAAAGTTAAGCTGTTACCAAAAGATGTGGCAGAAGCTCTTGTGAGCGCAAAGGAAACTGCTTATAATGCTGTAAGTGAACCTGTTGAAGGGACAATGCTTACGGTTATTAGAAAAATTTCTGAAAAGGCTACAGAATGTGCTGAAAAATTTGAAGATTTGGTGGCATTTTTGAAGGAGATTGTAGAGGCTGGGAAAAAGGCTGTGGATGAAACGCCTGAACTGCTTCCAAAATTGAAAGAGGCTGGAGTAGTTGATGCTGGTGGAAAAGGGCTGTTTTTCTTTTTTGAGGGATTTTATAAGGTTACAACTGAATTGAACCTGCTAGCTGAATTGCAAAAGGCTCAAGTTAAGGAAAATGAATTTGACAAGACAATAGCAAATATTAATCATGATCCTGAAAGCATACATTTTCAATACTGTACTGAATTTATCATTTTAAATGGTAACTTTGATACAGATGAATATAAAAAACGTGTGCTGGAATTGGGAGATTCTGCTGTATTTGCACAAACTTCTAAAAAGTTTAAGACTCACATTCATACAAACCATCCTGGAAAAGCGATTGAAATTGCATTGGAATATGGACCGCTGGAAAAAATGAAGGTGGAAAATATGAAGTTACAGCACGATAATTTGCAAATTTTCAGTGAAAAGGATGAAGCAAAGATTTTTGCAAATAAAAAAATTGATAAAACAAAATCAGCCTTTGTGATTTTGGCGGATTCTGAAAATTTGAAGGATGAATTTTTAAAACTTGGTGCAGATGTGGTAATCTTGGGAGGACAAAGTAAAAATCCAAGTGTTCAGGAAATATTGAATGCCATTGGAAAAACTGAAAAGGAAAATGTTTACATTCTTCCAAACAATAAAAATGTAATTACAACAGCAAAAATGGCAGCTGAAAAATCTAAAAAAACAGTTGTTGTTCTAGATACAAAAACAATGCTTGACGGATATTATTTTCTAAGAAATAAAGATACTGACATTGATGAGTTAAAAGAAGCAGCTTCCAGAAACTATTCCGTGGAAATTACAAAGGCTGTAAGAGATACAAAAATTGAAGACTTGTCAATAGAAAAAGATGACTTTATCGGGCTTGTAAACGGGAAAATAAAATATGCAAAAAAATCATTAAAAGAAGTGGCAGATGCAATATTAGATGACTTGGTAACTAAAAATACAATAACTGCAGTTGTTGTAAGCGGAAATGAAAAGGATGAAGCTTCACAAAAAAGTATTGAAGAAAAACTGGCAGGATTGAAAACTGCAAATATTAATGGAAATCAGGAAAATTACTATTATTACTTGTATATTGAAAATAAAGATCCAAATATGCCTGAAATTGCTATTTTAACAGATTCTGTATCAGATTTGACAGATGAAGACATCGAAGGGCTTCCAATAAAGGTAGTTCCTTTAAGAATTGATATAAATGGGGAACTTTATAAGGATGGTGTAGAAATTTCAAAATCAGAATTCTGGCATCAAATGTTGGATAATAATGCGAGAATTAAGACATCTCAGCCATCACCGCAAGACTTTTTAAATGCCTATAATAAGTTATTTGAAAAAGGATATAAAAAGATTATTTCAATACATCCATCATCAAAATTAAGCGGAACAATACAAGCGGCAAAAGTTGGAAGAAGTCTTACAAATAGAGAAAATGACATAGAATTAATCGACAGTTTAGGAGCTTCGTTACTGCAAGGATTCCTTGTGCTGGGAGCGGCAGGAAAATCAGTAAGGGGAGAAAGTTTTACAGAAATTATCAACTGGGTAAATAACTTTAGAACTAAAGGTAAGCTTCTTATGATTATTCCAGACTTGAAATATCTTGAAAAAGGTGGAAGAATTGGAAAGGCAAGTTCAACAATAGCTGGAGCATTGAACATGAAACCTATCTTGACTGTAAATCAAGGGGAAGTTACAGTTGAGAAAAAAGTTCTTGGTGAACGCAATGCACAAAAATACATTGAAAAATATATTGAACGTGAAAGTAAAAAACAAAGCATCGTACTTATGAGCGGATGGGGTGGAACTCCAACTGAACTTGAAAATGTTGTGAGAATTTATTCAGAAGTGGAAAATAATCCAAAAATTAACTCATTGATATTAAATAGGGAAATCGGGGCGGTAATAGGAGCTCATGCAGGCCCAGTTTATGGAGTATTCATATTCCCAAGATTAAGTTAA
- a CDS encoding KdsC family phosphatase, with translation MIKLILLDVDGTLTDGGIYLGNSGEELKKFNVKDGYAIVNVPKLGIEFGIITGGKSELLKRRAEKLKIKYLFQGISEKTLILDEIINQTGLKEEEIAYMGDDLNDMAIIKKIGFSGTPLDGANEVKSIADFISTKNGGEGAVREFIEVILKKENLFQKFLSIIK, from the coding sequence ATGATAAAATTAATTTTACTAGATGTAGATGGAACACTGACCGATGGTGGAATCTATCTTGGAAATAGTGGCGAAGAACTAAAAAAATTCAATGTAAAAGACGGCTATGCCATCGTAAATGTACCAAAGCTCGGCATTGAATTTGGAATTATTACAGGTGGAAAATCTGAATTATTAAAAAGACGTGCTGAAAAACTAAAAATAAAATACCTTTTCCAGGGAATTTCTGAAAAGACTTTAATACTGGATGAAATTATAAATCAAACAGGACTAAAGGAAGAAGAAATAGCCTACATGGGCGATGATCTAAATGACATGGCAATTATAAAAAAAATCGGTTTTTCTGGAACTCCGCTAGATGGAGCAAACGAAGTAAAATCAATCGCTGATTTTATTTCTACTAAAAACGGCGGTGAAGGAGCAGTACGTGAATTTATAGAAGTTATTTTAAAAAAAGAAAATTTATTTCAAAAATTTTTATCAATCATAAAATAA
- the pckA gene encoding phosphoenolpyruvate carboxykinase (ATP), which translates to MKKVTKDLEKLGIVNVIQIYRNLTPAELVEHALKRGEGTLSSSGALVVTTGKYTGRSPKDKYIVDTPGVHEKIAWGNVNKPIEKEKFDSIYNKLIAYLQNREIFIFDGMAGADPACRKKFRIINERASQNLFIHQLLIRPTEEELKDYGHADFTVIAAPGFKCNAKIDGINSSAAIIIDYEAKVGIICGTEYSGEIKKSVFSIMNFVMPEMDVLPMHCSANMDPNTGQTAIFFGLSGTGKTTLSTDPNRKLIGDDEHGWSDHSIFNFEGGCYAKCINLAPEHEPDIYNAIKFGSLVENVVMNPSTREFDFYDKSLTENTRVGYPINHIKNAQIPGIGGIPNVVIFLTADAFGVLPPVSRLSRDAAIYHFVTGFTSKLAGTERGITEPQPTFSTCFGEPFMPLDPSVYAEMLGKKIDLHNTKVFLINTGWSGGPYGVGNRMNLTYTRAMVTAALNGDLDEVEYRHDDIFNLEIPQYCPNVPSELLNPVDTWANKEAYEAAAKKLAKMFRENFETKYPNMPEHIVNAGPSYFE; encoded by the coding sequence ATGAAAAAAGTAACAAAAGATTTGGAAAAATTAGGAATAGTAAATGTAATCCAAATTTATAGAAATTTGACACCTGCGGAACTTGTTGAACATGCATTAAAAAGAGGAGAAGGTACATTGTCAAGCAGTGGAGCTTTGGTTGTGACGACAGGGAAGTATACAGGACGTTCGCCTAAGGATAAATATATTGTTGACACTCCAGGGGTTCATGAAAAAATTGCTTGGGGGAATGTGAATAAGCCTATTGAAAAGGAAAAATTTGATTCTATTTATAATAAATTGATTGCATATTTGCAAAATCGGGAAATATTTATATTTGATGGAATGGCGGGAGCAGATCCAGCCTGCAGAAAGAAATTTAGAATAATAAATGAACGAGCTAGCCAAAATTTATTTATACATCAGCTTTTAATCCGTCCGACAGAGGAAGAATTAAAGGATTATGGACATGCTGATTTTACAGTAATTGCGGCGCCAGGATTTAAATGCAATGCAAAAATTGATGGAATAAATTCATCGGCTGCGATAATTATTGATTATGAAGCAAAAGTTGGGATTATTTGCGGAACAGAATATTCGGGAGAAATAAAGAAAAGCGTATTTTCAATAATGAACTTTGTAATGCCTGAAATGGATGTATTGCCTATGCACTGTTCTGCCAATATGGATCCAAACACTGGACAGACTGCTATATTTTTCGGGCTTTCAGGAACTGGAAAAACTACGCTTTCAACAGATCCTAACCGTAAGTTAATCGGAGATGATGAACATGGATGGTCAGATCATAGCATTTTCAACTTTGAAGGAGGATGTTATGCAAAATGTATAAATCTTGCTCCAGAACACGAGCCTGATATTTATAATGCGATAAAATTTGGAAGTCTTGTGGAAAATGTTGTAATGAATCCAAGTACACGTGAATTTGACTTTTATGACAAGAGCTTAACTGAAAATACAAGAGTTGGGTATCCGATTAATCATATAAAAAATGCACAAATTCCTGGAATTGGAGGAATTCCAAATGTTGTAATATTTTTGACGGCAGATGCATTTGGTGTTTTACCGCCTGTTTCAAGACTTTCGAGAGATGCGGCAATTTATCATTTTGTAACAGGATTTACTTCTAAGCTGGCTGGAACTGAACGTGGAATTACAGAACCGCAGCCTACATTCTCAACTTGCTTTGGAGAACCATTTATGCCGCTTGATCCATCAGTTTATGCAGAAATGCTAGGTAAAAAGATAGATCTTCACAATACAAAAGTATTTTTAATAAATACAGGTTGGTCTGGCGGACCTTACGGTGTTGGAAATCGTATGAACTTAACATATACAAGGGCGATGGTAACAGCAGCGTTAAACGGTGATTTAGATGAAGTGGAATACAGACACGATGATATTTTCAACCTGGAAATTCCGCAATATTGCCCAAATGTTCCAAGTGAACTGTTAAATCCGGTAGATACGTGGGCAAATAAGGAAGCCTATGAAGCGGCTGCTAAAAAACTTGCTAAAATGTTTAGAGAAAATTTTGAAACAAAATATCCAAATATGCCAGAACATATTGTAAATGCTGGACCATCGTATTTTGAGTAG